In Streptomyces sp. NBC_00448, the following are encoded in one genomic region:
- a CDS encoding Uma2 family endonuclease: MTAEPELYAVGDPETALKYAIQHIRGDRVQIVEGVIDPVAPSRDHEFVASSIREQIAGALRELGCVAGSGNLDLPGSSNWYVPDLAVVPHGLAKGAGALLPEQTLLVVEVTSESNGETDRIAKRRRYAEYRAPLYLLVDRQERTCTLFAEPGPLGYTEVRGTHPFGAPVRLPGPFDVELDTGGF; the protein is encoded by the coding sequence TTGACCGCAGAGCCGGAGCTGTATGCCGTCGGTGATCCTGAGACCGCGTTGAAGTACGCGATCCAGCACATCCGGGGGGACCGGGTGCAGATCGTCGAGGGTGTGATCGATCCGGTGGCGCCGAGCCGGGACCACGAGTTCGTGGCCTCGTCCATCAGGGAGCAGATCGCCGGCGCGTTGCGTGAGTTGGGCTGCGTGGCGGGGTCGGGGAATCTGGACCTGCCGGGGAGCAGCAACTGGTATGTCCCGGATCTCGCGGTGGTGCCGCACGGGTTGGCCAAGGGGGCCGGTGCGCTGCTGCCGGAGCAGACGCTCCTCGTGGTCGAGGTCACCTCGGAGTCGAACGGCGAGACCGACCGGATCGCCAAGCGCCGAAGGTACGCCGAGTACCGCGCGCCGCTGTACCTGCTCGTGGATCGGCAGGAGCGTACCTGCACGTTGTTCGCGGAGCCGGGGCCGCTCGGGTACACCGAGGTGCGCGGGACGCACCCGTTCGGGGCGCCGGTGCGGCTGCCGGGGCCCTTTGACGTGGAGTTGGACACCGGGGGTTTTTAG
- a CDS encoding zinc-binding dehydrogenase, which translates to MFAVYAGCIDAEQPLRGLESGERPEPPERPGWTRVKVRAASLNHHDLWSLRGVGLSEESLPMILGCDAAGVDEDGNEVVLHSVIGQTGHGVGPRERRSILTEKYQGTFAEQVSVPTWNVLPKPPELSFEEAACLPTAWLTAYRMLFTNAGVRPGDSVLVQGAGGGVATAAIVLAKAAGLRVYTTSRSPAKRARAQGLGAHGAYEPGARLPERVDAVIETVGAATWSHSVKSLRPGGTLVISGATSGANPPATELNRIFFLELKVVGSTMGTKEELEDLLGFCATTGVRPVIDSVLPMDRAREGFERLAEGEAFGKVVLTT; encoded by the coding sequence ATGTTTGCCGTGTATGCCGGGTGTATCGATGCGGAGCAGCCGCTGCGGGGGCTGGAGTCGGGGGAGCGGCCGGAGCCGCCGGAGCGGCCCGGGTGGACGAGGGTGAAGGTGCGGGCCGCCTCGCTCAACCACCATGACCTGTGGTCGCTGCGGGGGGTCGGGCTGAGCGAGGAGAGCCTGCCGATGATCCTCGGCTGCGACGCGGCCGGGGTGGACGAGGACGGCAACGAGGTGGTGCTGCACTCGGTGATCGGCCAGACCGGCCACGGCGTCGGCCCGCGCGAGCGACGCTCGATCCTCACCGAGAAATACCAGGGCACCTTCGCCGAGCAGGTCTCCGTGCCGACGTGGAACGTGCTGCCCAAGCCGCCGGAGCTCTCCTTCGAGGAGGCGGCGTGCCTGCCCACCGCGTGGCTGACCGCCTACCGGATGCTGTTCACCAACGCCGGGGTCCGGCCGGGCGACTCGGTGCTCGTGCAGGGCGCGGGCGGCGGCGTCGCCACCGCCGCGATCGTGCTGGCGAAGGCGGCCGGCCTGCGCGTCTACACCACCAGCCGCAGCCCCGCCAAGCGCGCCAGGGCCCAGGGGTTGGGCGCCCACGGCGCGTACGAACCGGGCGCCCGGCTGCCGGAGCGGGTGGACGCGGTGATCGAGACGGTCGGCGCGGCCACCTGGTCGCACTCGGTGAAGTCGCTGCGCCCCGGCGGGACCCTGGTGATCTCCGGGGCCACCAGCGGCGCCAACCCGCCGGCGACCGAACTCAACCGGATCTTCTTCCTGGAGTTGAAGGTCGTCGGGTCGACCATGGGCACCAAGGAGGAGCTGGAGGACCTGCTCGGCTTCTGTGCCACGACCGGGGTGCGGCCGGTGATCGACTCGGTGCTGCCGATGGACCGGGCCCGGGAGGGCTTCGAACGCCTTGCGGAGGGCGAGGCGTTCGGCAAGGTGGTGCTCACGACGTAG
- a CDS encoding PadR family transcriptional regulator, with the protein MPPVFAHGRLRLYLLKLLDESPRHGYEVIRLLEERFQGLYAPSAGTVYPRLAKLEQEGLVTHSTEGGRKVYALTADGRAELASRADEIAGLEAEIRESVSSLAAEIREDVRGAAGDLRREVRAAAQQARTGPDGHPGAGRHGLGDAQRQWKEQTKRAKEESRRAKEEARDARRQAKAAREAARDAMDTARDEMQRIARQVQEQVQSHAKGGDWQSGLREGLAELTRELGQFGQPPASPPPAPHAAPAAPGAPTPPAPPTPHSPPGPPAAPAPSAPPAGADGRDTEPDDGLPPSDDPRRDLERLLDRFRDDIRDTARDLGVTDRQLREVRRHLSAAAAHISAALHGHGPTS; encoded by the coding sequence ATGCCCCCCGTCTTCGCCCACGGCCGCCTGCGCCTGTACCTGCTCAAGCTGCTCGACGAGTCCCCGCGGCACGGCTACGAGGTGATCCGCCTGCTGGAGGAGCGCTTCCAGGGCCTGTACGCGCCCTCCGCCGGCACCGTCTACCCCCGGCTCGCCAAGCTGGAGCAGGAGGGCCTGGTCACCCACTCCACCGAGGGCGGCCGCAAGGTGTACGCCCTGACCGCCGACGGCCGGGCCGAACTCGCCTCCCGCGCCGACGAGATCGCCGGCCTGGAGGCCGAGATCCGCGAGTCGGTCTCCTCGCTGGCCGCCGAGATCCGTGAGGACGTCCGGGGCGCCGCGGGGGACCTGCGCCGCGAGGTCCGCGCCGCGGCCCAGCAGGCCCGTACCGGGCCCGACGGCCACCCCGGCGCGGGCCGGCACGGGCTCGGCGACGCCCAGCGGCAGTGGAAGGAGCAGACCAAGCGGGCGAAGGAGGAGAGCCGCCGGGCCAAGGAGGAGGCGCGCGACGCCCGCCGCCAGGCCAAGGCCGCCCGCGAGGCCGCGCGCGACGCGATGGACACCGCGCGCGACGAGATGCAGCGGATCGCACGGCAGGTGCAGGAGCAGGTGCAGTCGCACGCGAAGGGCGGCGACTGGCAGAGCGGGCTGCGCGAGGGGCTCGCCGAACTCACCCGCGAGCTGGGCCAGTTCGGCCAGCCGCCGGCCTCTCCCCCGCCGGCGCCCCACGCCGCGCCCGCGGCACCCGGCGCTCCGACGCCTCCCGCGCCGCCGACCCCGCACTCTCCCCCGGGCCCGCCCGCCGCACCGGCGCCGTCCGCACCGCCCGCCGGTGCCGACGGCCGCGACACCGAACCCGACGACGGCCTGCCGCCCTCCGACGACCCGCGCCGCGACCTCGAACGGCTCCTCGACCGCTTCCGCGACGACATCCGCGACACCGCCCGGGACCTCGGCGTCACCGACCGCCAACTGCGCGAGGTACGGCGCCACCTGTCGGCCGCGGCGGCGCACATCTCCGCCGCGCTGCACGGCCACGGGCCTACGTCGTGA
- a CDS encoding DUF4097 family beta strand repeat-containing protein yields the protein MSGTSERHVAEPEKFVFDELIDTLKVRIVNGAINVVGTDDGPARVEITELEGSPLKVRLKDGTLSVGYDDMEWKAFSKWWDRKGWARRAEISLAVPQHTRVEVGVVGANAVVSGISGATTVQGVNGDATLVGLSGSVKAHTVGGNVEAQSLSGDLRFSTVSGNLTVVDGSSEVKADSVSGNMVLDLDPSGGGEVRLTTVSGEIALRIPEPGDAEVDVNTTSGNVFCAFEELRVSGNWGAKRITGIIGSGTARLKATTVSGSLALLRRPPLDDPAGPAGPAGPAEAAGPAEPSGSGGPSDTSGDTPSLRKDV from the coding sequence ATGAGCGGCACGTCGGAGCGGCACGTCGCCGAACCGGAGAAGTTCGTCTTCGACGAGCTGATCGACACCCTGAAGGTCCGGATCGTCAACGGCGCGATCAACGTCGTCGGCACCGACGACGGCCCGGCCCGGGTGGAGATCACCGAGCTGGAGGGCTCGCCACTGAAGGTGCGGCTGAAGGACGGCACCCTCAGCGTCGGCTACGACGACATGGAGTGGAAGGCGTTCTCCAAGTGGTGGGACCGCAAGGGCTGGGCGCGCCGCGCGGAGATCTCGCTCGCGGTGCCGCAGCACACCAGGGTCGAGGTCGGCGTGGTGGGCGCCAACGCGGTGGTCTCCGGGATCAGCGGCGCCACCACGGTGCAGGGGGTCAACGGCGACGCCACCCTGGTCGGCCTCAGCGGCTCGGTGAAGGCGCACACCGTCGGCGGCAACGTCGAAGCGCAGTCGCTCTCCGGCGACCTGAGGTTCAGCACCGTCTCCGGCAACCTGACCGTGGTCGACGGCAGCAGCGAGGTCAAGGCGGACTCGGTGAGCGGCAACATGGTGCTCGACCTGGACCCGTCCGGCGGTGGCGAGGTGCGGCTGACCACGGTCTCCGGCGAGATCGCGCTGCGCATCCCCGAACCGGGCGACGCCGAGGTCGACGTCAACACCACCAGCGGCAACGTCTTCTGCGCCTTCGAGGAACTGCGGGTCTCCGGCAACTGGGGCGCCAAGCGGATCACCGGGATCATCGGCAGCGGCACCGCGCGGCTCAAGGCCACCACGGTCTCCGGGTCGCTGGCACTGCTGCGCCGCCCACCGCTGGACGACCCGGCGGGCCCGGCAGGACCAGCGGGACCCGCGGAAGCGGCAGGACCGGCGGAACCGTCCGGCTCCGGCGGGCCGAGTGACACGAGCGGCGACACCCCCTCGCTGCGGAAGGACGTCTGA